The proteins below come from a single Pandoraea apista genomic window:
- the phnE gene encoding phosphonate ABC transporter, permease protein PhnE has product MNTSVSLTANGRLPGEPPKRSWLSLISWGAFFLILVWSWGGADMRPLDLIRDSGNMSQFAHDFFPPDFHDWRVYVHEMLVTIHIAVWGTVLAVVCSIPMGLLSASNMVPAWVYQPVRRVMDSCRAINEMVFAMLFIVAVGLGPFAGVLALWVHTTGTLSKLFAEAVEAIDPRPVEGVRATGARAIDEILYGVLPQVMPLWISYTLYRFESNVRSASVVGMVGAGGIGVVLYEVIRSFQYAQTCAVMLIMIVVVTCIDVFSARVRKMVI; this is encoded by the coding sequence ATGAACACCAGCGTATCCCTCACTGCAAATGGTCGCCTGCCGGGCGAACCGCCCAAGCGTTCGTGGCTGTCCCTGATCAGCTGGGGGGCATTCTTCCTGATCCTGGTGTGGTCGTGGGGCGGTGCCGATATGCGTCCGCTCGATCTGATTCGCGATTCCGGCAACATGAGCCAGTTCGCGCACGACTTCTTCCCGCCTGATTTTCACGACTGGCGTGTGTATGTGCACGAGATGCTGGTGACCATACACATTGCGGTATGGGGGACAGTCCTCGCGGTGGTTTGTTCGATCCCGATGGGTTTGCTCTCGGCGTCGAACATGGTGCCGGCGTGGGTGTATCAGCCCGTGCGTCGCGTGATGGATTCCTGCCGCGCGATCAACGAAATGGTATTTGCGATGCTCTTCATCGTGGCCGTGGGTCTTGGCCCGTTCGCTGGCGTGCTGGCGTTGTGGGTGCATACCACGGGTACGCTTTCGAAATTATTCGCCGAGGCTGTTGAAGCCATCGATCCGCGTCCGGTGGAGGGGGTACGCGCCACAGGAGCGCGAGCCATAGACGAAATTCTGTACGGCGTGTTGCCGCAAGTCATGCCGCTGTGGATTTCGTACACGCTTTACCGATTCGAGTCGAACGTACGTTCGGCGTCGGTTGTTGGCATGGTGGGCGCGGGGGGGATTGGCGTGGTGTTGTATGAAGTGATCCGCAGCTTCCAGTATGCGCAGACGTGTGCGGTGATGTTGATCATGATCGTAGTGGTGACATGTATCGACGTATTCTCGGCGCGCGTGCGGAAGATGGTGATCTGA
- the phnD gene encoding phosphonate ABC transporter substrate-binding protein, translated as MKLWKTLLAGAAMIASVAAAHAQEINFGIISTDSSAALRQRWQPLIDDMEKQTGLKVTPFFATDYAGVIEGMRFNKVQLAWMGNKGAMEAVDRSQGEVFAKIMYADGTEGYYSLLISNKSSPYKTLDDVIKNGKKINFGLGDPTSTSGTLVPGYYVFAKNNIDPRTYFKTARSSNHGANLMAVLNNQVDVATNNTEELNKLEATQPEKAKQVQVIWKSPLIPSDPLLWRKDLPDATKKKIRDFFLAYGKDAHEKEVLKNIYNYGGFRASSDAQLLPIRQLELFKQKVQLESDTSIDAAKKKSQLAELDGKLAALDQEMNKAK; from the coding sequence ATGAAACTGTGGAAAACCCTGCTGGCCGGTGCGGCCATGATCGCCTCGGTGGCGGCAGCGCACGCGCAGGAAATCAACTTCGGCATTATTTCGACCGACTCGAGCGCGGCATTGCGCCAGCGCTGGCAACCGCTGATCGACGACATGGAGAAGCAAACGGGTCTCAAAGTGACCCCGTTCTTCGCCACCGACTACGCCGGCGTGATCGAAGGCATGCGCTTCAACAAAGTGCAGCTTGCGTGGATGGGCAATAAGGGTGCGATGGAAGCCGTGGACCGTTCCCAAGGCGAAGTCTTCGCGAAGATCATGTACGCCGACGGTACCGAAGGCTACTACTCGCTGCTGATCTCGAACAAATCCAGCCCCTACAAGACGCTCGACGACGTGATCAAGAACGGCAAGAAGATCAACTTCGGCCTGGGCGATCCGACCTCCACGTCGGGCACGCTCGTGCCGGGTTACTACGTGTTCGCGAAGAACAACATCGATCCGCGCACGTACTTCAAGACCGCGCGTAGCTCGAACCACGGTGCCAACCTGATGGCCGTGCTCAACAACCAGGTCGACGTGGCAACCAACAACACCGAAGAGCTCAACAAGCTCGAGGCAACGCAGCCGGAGAAGGCCAAGCAGGTGCAGGTGATCTGGAAGTCGCCGTTGATCCCGTCGGACCCGCTGCTGTGGCGCAAGGATCTGCCGGACGCGACGAAGAAGAAGATCCGCGACTTCTTCCTCGCCTATGGCAAGGACGCCCATGAAAAAGAAGTGCTGAAGAACATCTACAACTACGGCGGTTTCCGCGCGTCGAGCGACGCCCAGCTGCTGCCGATCCGTCAGCTCGAACTGTTCAAGCAGAAGGTGCAGCTTGAGTCGGACACCAGCATCGACGCTGCCAAGAAGAAGTCGCAACTGGCTGAGCTCGACGGCAAGCTTGCCGCGCTTGATCAGGAAATGAACAAGGCGAAGTAA
- the phnC gene encoding phosphonate ABC transporter ATP-binding protein gives MDEAIRIERLTKTFGSGRRALDEVALKVMPGEMVALIGASGSGKSTLMRHIAGFVAADQQPGSIEILGRPIQRDGRIVREVRQIRRDIGFVFQQFNLVGRLPVITNVLTGLLARVPVWRSLMFRFTSEERRAALAALAEVGIADLAFQRASTLSGGQQQRAALARTLVQGAKIILADEPIASLDPESARKVMDMLARMNRDHKLTVVVSLHQVDVAMRYCVRTVALHQGRVVYDGPSAALTPDLLRRLYGVQASELLNEESDSSESVAGEKPADAEAPFLTSMSLSLT, from the coding sequence GTGGACGAAGCGATTCGAATCGAGCGACTGACCAAGACTTTCGGGAGCGGCCGCCGTGCGCTCGACGAGGTGGCGCTCAAAGTCATGCCGGGCGAAATGGTCGCCCTCATCGGGGCGTCAGGCTCGGGCAAGTCGACGCTGATGCGTCATATTGCCGGCTTCGTGGCGGCCGATCAGCAGCCGGGCAGCATCGAGATTCTGGGCCGTCCGATTCAGCGCGATGGCCGTATCGTGCGCGAAGTGCGTCAGATCCGGCGCGACATCGGTTTCGTCTTCCAGCAGTTCAATCTTGTGGGCCGCCTGCCCGTCATCACCAACGTGCTTACGGGCCTGCTCGCGCGTGTGCCCGTGTGGCGCAGCCTGATGTTCCGCTTCACCTCCGAAGAGCGCCGGGCGGCGCTGGCGGCGCTTGCCGAAGTGGGCATTGCCGACCTGGCCTTCCAGCGCGCGAGCACCCTTTCGGGCGGACAGCAGCAGCGCGCGGCACTGGCGCGCACGCTCGTGCAGGGCGCCAAGATCATTCTTGCGGACGAGCCGATTGCGTCGCTCGACCCCGAGTCGGCACGCAAGGTCATGGACATGCTCGCGCGCATGAATCGCGATCACAAGCTCACGGTTGTCGTCTCGCTGCATCAGGTGGATGTGGCCATGCGTTACTGCGTGCGCACCGTGGCCCTGCATCAAGGGCGCGTGGTGTACGACGGCCCGTCGGCGGCACTCACGCCCGACCTGCTGCGCCGCCTGTACGGCGTGCAGGCGAGCGAGTTGCTCAACGAAGAATCCGATAGCTCGGAGAGCGTGGCGGGCGAGAAGCCGGCCGACGCAGAAGCCCCCTTTCTAACCTCGATGTCCCTCAGCCTGACCTGA
- a CDS encoding DeoR/GlpR family DNA-binding transcription regulator, whose translation MLAEQRQQYVLEQLAKTGALAISDLVRELGVSRETVRRDLNTLAARGLLLMTHGGALAADRSEPDWTLRENVNAVGKRAIGVRAAELVPDGASVIIDYGTTTRAVAQALLSKHRLRIYTNDWQIARLLGRHHDNRVTLLGGELQDNEDAVQGWDAINQISQYHADFAFIGVGGVTEDGGITDFNRAAAELRARMLLCANVSAVVADHTKFGRVTPVRIRHFEAARYLISDAAPHKSMLAQLRARGPELLIA comes from the coding sequence ATGCTTGCCGAACAACGCCAACAATACGTGCTCGAACAACTCGCCAAGACCGGGGCACTCGCGATCAGCGATCTCGTGCGTGAGTTGGGGGTCTCGCGAGAGACGGTGCGTCGTGACCTCAATACGCTTGCCGCGCGTGGTCTTTTGCTCATGACCCACGGCGGCGCGCTGGCCGCCGATCGCAGCGAGCCCGACTGGACATTGCGAGAGAACGTCAACGCCGTGGGCAAGCGCGCCATCGGTGTGCGTGCGGCCGAGCTCGTGCCCGACGGTGCGTCGGTCATCATCGACTACGGCACCACGACACGCGCGGTGGCGCAGGCGTTGCTCTCCAAACATCGTCTTCGCATCTACACGAACGACTGGCAGATCGCGCGTTTGCTGGGCCGTCATCACGACAACCGCGTGACGCTGCTCGGCGGCGAGTTGCAGGACAACGAAGACGCCGTGCAGGGTTGGGACGCCATCAACCAGATTTCCCAGTACCACGCCGACTTCGCCTTCATCGGCGTGGGGGGCGTGACGGAAGACGGAGGCATTACCGACTTCAACCGTGCGGCGGCCGAGTTGCGTGCGCGCATGCTGCTGTGCGCCAACGTCTCCGCGGTGGTCGCGGATCACACCAAGTTCGGGCGTGTCACGCCCGTGCGCATCCGCCATTTCGAAGCTGCGCGGTATCTCATCAGCGACGCCGCGCCGCACAAGAGCATGCTTGCGCAACTGCGCGCACGCGGCCCGGAACTCCTCATCGCCTGA
- a CDS encoding LysE family translocator produces the protein MPNLWLFLLTSVAITLAPGPDNMQVIARGIAQGRRAGLAAAAGFTFGCLFHTTVAAVGLAAVLRSSPWAFEAIKLAGAAYLIWIGIKALRARGAMALASDTAPQPLTAVFRQSVFANMLNPKVTLFFLVFLPQFVSADAAHPGWQMLLLGLVFMGQTIVVFSAYGWFAGVLGMWLKRRPGAGRWLDRVAGAIFIGLGLRVALQG, from the coding sequence ATGCCCAATCTCTGGCTGTTCCTGCTGACCTCGGTTGCGATCACTCTCGCACCGGGCCCGGACAACATGCAGGTCATCGCGCGCGGCATTGCGCAGGGGCGGCGAGCCGGTCTGGCGGCGGCGGCGGGCTTCACGTTCGGTTGCCTGTTTCACACGACCGTCGCGGCCGTGGGGCTGGCGGCCGTGCTGCGGTCGTCGCCGTGGGCATTCGAGGCGATCAAGCTGGCGGGGGCCGCTTACCTCATCTGGATCGGCATCAAGGCGCTGCGTGCACGTGGCGCCATGGCGCTGGCCAGCGACACCGCGCCGCAACCGCTCACGGCCGTGTTTCGTCAGAGCGTGTTCGCGAACATGCTCAACCCGAAAGTCACCCTTTTCTTCCTTGTGTTCCTGCCGCAGTTCGTGAGTGCCGACGCCGCGCATCCCGGCTGGCAAATGCTGCTGCTCGGTCTTGTGTTCATGGGGCAGACCATTGTGGTCTTCAGCGCGTATGGCTGGTTTGCCGGCGTGTTGGGCATGTGGCTCAAGCGTCGTCCGGGCGCCGGGCGCTGGCTTGATCGCGTGGCTGGTGCGATATTCATCGGCCTGGGTTTGCGTGTCGCGTTGCAGGGGTAA
- a CDS encoding adenine phosphoribosyltransferase has translation MQIDESPAAYIKSQIRTVPDWPSPGVQFRDITPLLKNPRTLRVLIDVFVHRYMEHRPDYIAGLDARGFILGSILAYELNVGFIPIRKKGKLPYQTVAEEYELEYGSATVEIHADACGPGDRVLLIDDLVATGGTMLAGKKLLERLGATVIEGAAIVDLPELGGSRLIRDSGLPLFLLCSFEGH, from the coding sequence GTGCAGATCGATGAGTCTCCTGCCGCCTATATCAAAAGCCAGATCCGCACCGTGCCGGACTGGCCCTCGCCCGGCGTGCAGTTCCGCGACATCACCCCGTTGCTCAAGAACCCGCGCACGTTGCGCGTGTTGATCGACGTATTCGTGCATCGCTACATGGAGCACCGGCCCGACTACATTGCCGGACTCGATGCGCGCGGCTTCATCCTCGGTTCGATTCTGGCGTACGAGTTGAACGTCGGCTTCATTCCCATTCGCAAGAAGGGCAAGTTGCCATATCAGACAGTCGCCGAAGAATACGAACTGGAGTACGGCAGTGCGACGGTCGAGATTCATGCCGACGCCTGCGGACCCGGGGATCGCGTGCTGCTCATCGACGATCTGGTCGCCACCGGCGGCACCATGCTGGCGGGCAAAAAGCTGCTCGAGCGTCTGGGCGCGACCGTGATCGAGGGGGCCGCCATCGTCGATCTGCCGGAACTGGGCGGCTCGCGTTTGATTCGGGATAGCGGACTGCCGCTCTTCCTGCTGTGCTCGTTCGAAGGTCATTGA
- a CDS encoding monovalent cation:proton antiporter family protein — translation MASPLELTLVLLFAACVGVVLFRMLHLPPMLGYLSVGIVIGPHALGLASDSQRVQYLAEFGVVFLMFSIGIEFSLPKLKSMRRVVLGLGVSQVLGTLLVAVGLGAVVNLFWSFSWQASVALGGALAMSSTAIVTKMLAERLELETEHGRNIMGVLLFQDLAVVPLLIVISALGGNSKALVLALSLAALKITGALALLLWIGQKLVGRWFHIVAARRSQELFMLNLLLLTLGLAYVTEHLGLSMALGAFIAGMLIAETPFRHQVEDDIKPFRDVLLGLFFITTGMLLDPAIVMKQPLLVLLFFVGPLVVKFTLIAGLARVFGSPPGTAIRTGLGLAQAGEFGFVLLNLVIDRHLLDPSLSQAVLAGMLLSMLCAPFLIINADRIALRFVANEWMMQSLQMTKIATQSIKTSGHVIICGYGRCGQNLARMLEQEGIGYVALDLDPDRVMEAASSGETVVFGDAARREALVAAGIHRAAGIVVTYDSTPAALKVLAQVQALEPTLPVVVRTVDDTHIDDLIAAGATEVVPEIVEGSLMLASHALVLMGVPMRRVLRRVAQARNERYSLLRGYFHGLDDEDEGGEREQVRLQSVPLTLNADAVGRTLGELRLDKLGVTVTAIRRHGIRGVEPVSETRLMAEDIVVLRGLPEKLVVAEQRLLGHE, via the coding sequence ATGGCATCACCGCTCGAACTCACTCTTGTCTTGCTGTTTGCTGCCTGCGTCGGGGTGGTGTTGTTCCGCATGCTTCATTTGCCGCCCATGCTCGGCTATCTGAGCGTGGGTATCGTGATTGGCCCGCACGCACTGGGGCTGGCTTCCGACTCGCAGCGCGTGCAATACCTCGCGGAGTTCGGCGTTGTCTTCCTGATGTTCTCCATTGGCATCGAGTTTTCGCTGCCCAAGCTAAAGAGTATGCGCCGCGTGGTGCTGGGGCTGGGCGTTTCTCAGGTATTGGGGACATTGCTCGTGGCGGTTGGACTGGGCGCCGTGGTCAATCTGTTCTGGTCGTTCTCGTGGCAGGCGTCGGTTGCCCTTGGCGGTGCGCTTGCCATGTCGTCAACGGCGATCGTCACCAAGATGCTGGCCGAGCGCCTGGAACTGGAGACGGAGCACGGCCGCAACATCATGGGCGTGCTGCTGTTCCAGGATCTGGCCGTGGTGCCGTTGCTGATCGTCATTTCCGCGCTTGGCGGCAATTCGAAAGCGCTGGTGCTGGCCCTGTCGCTGGCGGCGCTCAAGATCACGGGCGCACTGGCGCTGTTGTTGTGGATCGGTCAGAAACTGGTGGGACGCTGGTTCCACATCGTGGCGGCACGGCGCTCGCAAGAGCTGTTCATGCTCAACCTGTTGCTGCTCACGCTGGGTCTCGCTTACGTCACCGAACATCTTGGCCTGTCGATGGCGCTGGGCGCGTTCATCGCGGGCATGCTGATCGCGGAGACGCCGTTTCGTCATCAGGTGGAAGACGACATCAAGCCATTCCGCGACGTATTGCTCGGTCTCTTCTTCATCACGACCGGCATGCTGCTCGATCCGGCCATTGTGATGAAGCAGCCGCTGCTCGTGCTGCTGTTCTTCGTAGGGCCGCTGGTCGTGAAGTTCACGCTGATCGCGGGCCTTGCGCGCGTGTTCGGCAGCCCGCCCGGCACGGCGATACGTACGGGGTTGGGTCTGGCTCAGGCCGGCGAGTTCGGCTTCGTGCTGCTCAATCTGGTGATCGACCGGCACCTGCTCGACCCCTCGCTGTCGCAGGCGGTGCTGGCGGGCATGTTGCTTTCGATGCTGTGCGCGCCGTTCCTCATTATCAACGCCGACCGCATCGCGCTGCGTTTCGTCGCCAACGAATGGATGATGCAGTCGTTGCAGATGACCAAGATCGCCACGCAGAGCATCAAGACCTCCGGGCACGTCATCATCTGCGGTTACGGCCGGTGCGGCCAGAACCTCGCGCGCATGCTCGAACAGGAGGGCATTGGTTACGTGGCGCTCGACCTCGATCCGGATCGCGTGATGGAAGCCGCCAGCTCCGGGGAGACGGTAGTGTTCGGCGACGCCGCGCGGCGCGAGGCGCTCGTTGCCGCCGGGATTCACCGCGCCGCCGGTATCGTGGTGACGTACGACAGCACCCCGGCCGCACTGAAGGTGCTCGCGCAAGTGCAGGCGCTGGAGCCCACGCTGCCGGTCGTGGTGCGCACGGTCGACGACACGCACATTGACGACCTGATCGCCGCCGGGGCGACCGAAGTGGTGCCCGAGATCGTGGAGGGGAGTCTGATGCTGGCGTCGCACGCGCTGGTTCTCATGGGCGTGCCAATGCGTCGCGTGCTGCGCCGGGTGGCGCAAGCGCGTAACGAGCGCTACAGCCTCCTGCGGGGATATTTCCACGGACTCGACGACGAAGACGAAGGCGGAGAGCGCGAGCAGGTCCGGCTGCAATCGGTGCCACTGACCCTGAATGCCGACGCGGTCGGACGCACCCTTGGCGAACTTCGCCTCGACAAGCTCGGGGTGACGGTCACGGCCATCCGCCGGCATGGCATTCGCGGCGTCGAGCCGGTGTCTGAAACGCGTTTGATGGCGGAAGACATCGTGGTGCTGCGAGGCTTGCCCGAGAAGCTGGTGGTGGCCGAACAGCGGCTGCTGGGGCACGAATAG